In one window of Arthrobacter pascens DNA:
- the ftsZ gene encoding cell division protein FtsZ, translated as MAAPQNYLAVIKVVGIGGGGVNAVNRMIEVGLRGVEFIAINTDAQALLMSDADVKLDVGRELTRGLGAGANPEVGKQAAEDHADEIEEVIRGADMVFVTAGEGGGTGTGGAPVVARIARSLGALTIGVVTRPFTFEGRRRAGSAEAGIDALRDEVDTLIVIPNDRLLSISDRNVSVLDAFRSADQVLLSGVQGITDLITTPGLINLDFADVKSVMQGAGSALMGIGSARGEDRAVKAAELAIASPLLEASIDGAHGVLLSIQGGSDLGLFEINEAARLVQEVAHPEANIIFGAVIDDALGDEARVTVIAAGFDDVKATSPSMDQSQPQVAPQRPAAPSAPAQAPSPGGSHQMNVQPVHAGVGASGLSNWGQQRQSAVPADSGFDVDLPSVVEPDLTGHHADDLDVPDFLK; from the coding sequence GTGGCAGCTCCGCAGAATTACTTGGCCGTCATCAAGGTCGTCGGCATCGGCGGCGGTGGCGTGAACGCAGTCAACCGCATGATCGAGGTCGGCCTTCGAGGTGTTGAATTCATCGCCATCAATACCGACGCCCAGGCACTGCTGATGAGTGATGCCGATGTCAAGCTCGACGTCGGACGCGAGCTGACCCGTGGACTCGGCGCAGGAGCCAACCCCGAGGTGGGCAAGCAGGCTGCCGAGGACCACGCAGACGAGATCGAAGAGGTCATCCGCGGCGCAGACATGGTGTTTGTGACGGCCGGTGAAGGCGGCGGCACGGGTACTGGCGGCGCCCCCGTCGTGGCGCGCATCGCCCGCTCCCTGGGCGCCCTCACCATCGGCGTCGTCACCCGGCCGTTCACCTTCGAAGGCCGCCGCCGCGCCGGCTCCGCCGAGGCTGGCATTGACGCACTCCGCGACGAAGTGGACACCCTGATCGTCATCCCGAATGACAGGCTCCTTTCGATCAGCGACCGCAACGTCTCCGTCCTGGACGCCTTCCGTTCCGCTGACCAGGTCCTGCTGTCCGGTGTCCAGGGCATCACGGACCTCATCACCACTCCCGGCCTGATCAACCTCGACTTCGCCGACGTGAAATCCGTCATGCAGGGTGCGGGCTCGGCATTGATGGGTATCGGTTCCGCTCGTGGCGAGGACCGGGCCGTCAAGGCTGCGGAGCTGGCCATCGCCTCACCCCTGCTGGAAGCCTCCATCGACGGCGCCCACGGCGTGCTGCTCTCCATCCAGGGCGGATCCGATCTTGGCCTGTTCGAGATCAACGAGGCGGCCCGCCTGGTGCAGGAAGTTGCCCACCCCGAGGCCAACATCATCTTCGGCGCCGTCATTGACGACGCCCTCGGCGACGAGGCCCGCGTAACGGTCATCGCTGCCGGTTTCGACGACGTCAAGGCAACCTCGCCGTCCATGGACCAGTCACAGCCCCAGGTGGCGCCGCAGCGGCCTGCCGCTCCGTCTGCCCCTGCCCAGGCACCGTCGCCGGGCGGCAGCCACCAGATGAATGTCCAGCCCGTGCACGCCGGAGTCGGCGCGTCAGGACTTAGCAACTGGGGCCAGCAGCGTCAGTCCGCCGTTCCGGCAGACTCGGGATTCGACGTCGACCTGCCGTCGGTAGTGGAGCCTGATCTCACCGGTCACCACGCCGATGACCTGGATGTTCCCGACTTCCTGAAGTAG
- a CDS encoding cell division protein FtsQ/DivIB, translated as MASPRRPTYTSRGGSGSGTGAPVKEPDVISASKSAPDAAAPASGRKKAKGSGRRSGDSNPAAGDNVLAFPEPKGRRLKRNILITACVTLAVVAGLLAAAVFSPVLAVTTVSVSGTKLLTPEQVQTALKPLQGKPLPQVSNDDVSRLLGPLVQVKSVTTEARPPSELVVKIRERVPVALVKQGAQYQLVDVDGVQLAAITDPESVSLPVIDGGAGAIGKDLFQATAAVLGALPPEVLAKLSNASAQSVDAVELKLIDGQTVVWGNAGERELKARVLEALLKVPADPKNPVRVYDVSVPRHPVTR; from the coding sequence ATGGCTAGCCCGCGGCGTCCGACCTACACTTCGCGTGGCGGCTCGGGAAGCGGCACTGGCGCCCCGGTAAAAGAGCCTGACGTCATCTCTGCCTCCAAGAGCGCACCTGACGCCGCTGCACCAGCCTCCGGCCGGAAAAAGGCGAAGGGTTCCGGCAGGCGGTCCGGGGACAGCAATCCGGCAGCTGGCGACAATGTGCTGGCCTTTCCCGAGCCCAAGGGCAGGCGCCTCAAACGGAACATCCTCATCACGGCATGCGTCACCTTGGCTGTCGTCGCGGGGCTCCTGGCCGCCGCCGTCTTTTCCCCCGTCCTGGCCGTTACGACGGTTTCCGTTTCGGGGACCAAGCTCCTCACCCCGGAGCAGGTGCAGACCGCGCTGAAACCACTACAGGGCAAACCCCTTCCGCAGGTCAGCAACGACGACGTCTCCCGGCTCCTGGGACCGCTGGTCCAGGTCAAGTCAGTTACCACGGAAGCACGGCCGCCATCGGAGCTCGTGGTCAAGATCCGGGAACGGGTTCCGGTGGCCCTGGTCAAGCAGGGCGCGCAGTATCAGCTGGTGGACGTGGACGGCGTGCAGCTGGCCGCAATTACCGATCCCGAATCGGTTTCGCTGCCCGTGATCGACGGCGGAGCCGGGGCAATCGGCAAGGACTTGTTCCAGGCCACAGCCGCGGTCCTGGGTGCGCTTCCGCCCGAAGTCCTGGCCAAGTTGTCCAACGCATCCGCCCAGTCGGTTGACGCCGTCGAACTCAAGCTCATTGACGGCCAGACGGTGGTCTGGGGCAACGCGGGGGAGCGGGAGCTGAAGGCCAGGGTGCTGGAAGCACTCCTGAAGGTCCCCGCGGATCCGAAGAACCCGGTCCGGGTGTACGACGTCAGCGTTCCCCGGCACCCCGTGACGCGATGA
- the murC gene encoding UDP-N-acetylmuramate--L-alanine ligase, whose amino-acid sequence MTPASVPGLESLGRVHFIGIGGVGMSAVARIMVARGIPVSGSDAKDLPVMADLADAGARIAVGYSAANLGDAQTVVAGSAIRADNPELAAARAAGLPVLHRSQALAATMGDDLVVTVAGTHGKSTTTSMITVLLQGAGLDPSFAIGANVPALGVNAAHGTSGVFVAEADESDGSFLNYRPKVAVVTNVEPDHLDHYGTAEAVYESFDRFTALLPSDGVLIACADDPGALALAERTLLRGNTRVVLYGTSDRSDLVLHDGGPGDVAVTSPAGQFSLELQVPGRHNALNAAAAFTVALELGVDAETAARALAHFSGASRRFELKGAARGVRVFDDYAHHPTEVRAALAAARSVAGEHKVHVLFQPHLFSRTREFAREFAEALNLADTALVLDIYPAREDPIPGVTSQLITRHLNAGGRLVGSGEAVAALAAAAGAGDIVLTVGAGDVTAFGPRIVEALDG is encoded by the coding sequence ATGACTCCCGCCAGCGTCCCCGGCCTGGAATCCCTTGGCCGCGTCCACTTCATCGGAATCGGCGGCGTGGGCATGTCCGCGGTGGCCCGGATCATGGTGGCGCGCGGGATTCCCGTCAGCGGGTCCGACGCAAAGGACCTGCCGGTGATGGCGGATCTGGCGGACGCGGGCGCGAGGATCGCCGTAGGGTACAGCGCCGCGAACCTTGGCGACGCGCAGACAGTGGTGGCCGGTTCGGCAATCCGCGCGGACAACCCGGAGCTGGCCGCCGCACGTGCTGCCGGGCTGCCGGTGCTGCACCGTTCGCAGGCGCTGGCGGCAACGATGGGCGATGACCTGGTGGTGACGGTCGCAGGCACGCACGGCAAGTCCACTACCACATCCATGATCACCGTCCTGCTCCAGGGCGCCGGGCTGGACCCCTCCTTTGCCATCGGCGCCAATGTGCCGGCCCTCGGTGTCAACGCGGCCCACGGGACCTCCGGAGTGTTTGTCGCGGAGGCGGACGAATCCGACGGGTCGTTCCTGAACTACCGGCCCAAAGTGGCCGTGGTCACCAACGTGGAACCTGACCACCTGGACCATTACGGCACCGCCGAAGCCGTCTACGAATCCTTTGACCGGTTCACCGCGCTACTTCCGTCTGACGGCGTGCTGATCGCCTGCGCGGACGATCCCGGCGCCCTCGCCCTCGCGGAACGCACCCTTCTGCGGGGCAACACCCGGGTAGTCCTGTACGGCACCTCGGACCGCTCGGACCTGGTGCTGCACGACGGCGGACCGGGGGACGTGGCGGTCACGTCACCCGCGGGGCAGTTCAGCCTCGAACTGCAGGTGCCGGGCCGGCACAACGCGCTGAACGCCGCCGCCGCTTTCACCGTCGCCCTTGAGCTGGGAGTAGATGCGGAGACGGCCGCGCGGGCCCTGGCCCACTTCTCCGGTGCGTCCAGGCGGTTTGAACTGAAAGGCGCTGCGCGCGGCGTGCGCGTCTTTGACGACTACGCCCACCATCCCACCGAGGTCCGTGCAGCCTTGGCAGCGGCCCGTTCCGTAGCGGGGGAGCACAAGGTCCACGTGCTGTTCCAGCCGCATCTGTTCTCGCGCACCAGGGAATTTGCGCGGGAGTTCGCCGAGGCGCTGAACCTGGCCGACACGGCCCTGGTGCTGGACATCTATCCGGCCCGCGAAGATCCCATTCCCGGCGTCACGAGCCAGCTCATTACCCGGCACCTGAATGCCGGCGGCCGCCTTGTCGGAAGCGGCGAGGCGGTGGCTGCACTGGCAGCTGCGGCAGGTGCCGGTGACATCGTGCTGACCGTGGGCGCCGGCGACGTCACCGCCTTCGGGCCGCGCATCGTGGAGGCGCTGGATGGCTAG
- the murG gene encoding undecaprenyldiphospho-muramoylpentapeptide beta-N-acetylglucosaminyltransferase, translating into MTSKNLSIVLAGGGTAGHISPLLAIAAALRVAAPEASLLAVGTPSGMETRLVPAAGVELATIPRVPFPRKPSRDLLRLPSRLAGAVRQAGRILDDAGADVLVGVGGYVCTPMYLAARRRRIPIVIHEANTRPGLANRVGSLLTRHVAVAFDTTRLRHARHVGMPMRTEISGLDRAAARTAARKALGLDPIKPTLIVTGGSSGAQSINRTVAAAVGDLAAAGIQTIHITGRGKAVLAPDGSALALPGYRQLEYVDGMELVYAAADVLLARAGAATVCEVAAVGVPAVFVPLPVGNGEQALNAAGVVDAGGALLVQDRDFTPDWVRSELIPLVIDNRRLAAMAASSHRLGIRNADQRMAGLVLEAVSR; encoded by the coding sequence ATGACTTCGAAAAACCTGTCCATTGTCCTGGCGGGCGGCGGTACCGCCGGCCACATCAGCCCGCTCCTGGCCATCGCCGCCGCACTGCGCGTAGCCGCACCGGAGGCCAGCCTCCTTGCCGTGGGCACGCCGTCGGGCATGGAGACCAGGCTGGTTCCCGCTGCGGGGGTGGAACTTGCCACGATTCCGCGTGTTCCGTTCCCCCGGAAGCCGTCCCGGGACCTGTTGCGGCTGCCCTCCCGGCTCGCCGGTGCGGTGCGCCAGGCCGGCCGGATCCTGGACGACGCCGGCGCCGACGTCCTGGTAGGGGTAGGCGGCTACGTGTGCACGCCCATGTACCTCGCGGCCAGGCGCCGCCGCATCCCCATCGTGATTCATGAGGCGAACACCCGTCCCGGCCTGGCCAACAGGGTGGGGTCCCTGCTGACCCGGCACGTCGCCGTCGCTTTTGATACCACCAGGCTCCGTCATGCCCGGCACGTCGGAATGCCCATGCGCACGGAAATTTCCGGACTGGACAGGGCTGCCGCCCGCACGGCAGCACGCAAGGCGCTGGGCCTTGATCCCATTAAGCCGACACTGATTGTCACTGGCGGATCCTCCGGCGCACAGAGCATCAACCGCACCGTGGCCGCGGCTGTAGGGGACCTGGCCGCGGCCGGGATCCAGACAATCCACATCACAGGCCGCGGAAAGGCGGTCCTGGCTCCCGACGGAAGCGCCCTGGCGCTGCCCGGATACCGCCAGCTTGAATATGTCGACGGCATGGAGCTGGTCTACGCCGCGGCGGATGTGCTGCTCGCACGGGCCGGTGCCGCCACGGTTTGTGAAGTCGCAGCCGTGGGCGTGCCGGCGGTCTTTGTCCCGCTGCCGGTCGGCAACGGGGAACAGGCACTCAATGCTGCGGGAGTGGTGGATGCGGGCGGGGCCCTGCTCGTCCAGGACCGAGATTTCACCCCTGACTGGGTCCGCAGCGAACTCATCCCGCTGGTCATCGACAACCGTCGGCTGGCCGCCATGGCCGCCAGCTCACACCGTCTTGGAATCAGAAACGCCGATCAGCGCATGGCTGGTCTTGTACTGGAAGCGGTATCCCGATGA
- the ftsW gene encoding putative lipid II flippase FtsW, with translation MVSTPTRPRDAHPRAGKPASHPRPTPTAAKPAAPKPTAPARIRGWYRGFWSALEGNGTSRNGSTYYLILGSTLALTAIGIMMVLSASSVESIAAGKSPYGDALKQGMFAAIGIFTMFVLSRINVVWLKRLAWPLLGVALVLLVLVQVVGTEVNGNKNWIDLGGITFQPSEASKLALALWMATVLAVKGKLLRRWQHALIPAVPLAGAVIGLVLLGNDLGTAMIIMMITAAALFFGGVRLYLFGFAGLVAAAGTAVMAVTSSNRMCRITSWWTGQSCADGVDANYQATNGLYGLASGGWFGVGLGQSRQKYSWIPEAHNDFIFAIIGEELGLVGTVVVLILFAILGAAIYRVVVAQELIFHRVLAGTIMVWLLGQATVNMSVVTGLMPVIGVPLPFISYGGSALLMSLCAVGVVLSLAREQMAPAIRPKRMLKFGARKGRGTTGHHQTARKRT, from the coding sequence ATGGTCAGCACGCCCACCCGCCCGCGGGATGCACATCCGCGCGCCGGGAAACCAGCGTCACACCCTCGGCCTACGCCCACGGCGGCAAAACCCGCAGCGCCTAAACCCACAGCCCCGGCGCGCATCCGGGGCTGGTACCGCGGCTTCTGGTCGGCGCTGGAAGGAAACGGCACCTCCCGGAACGGGTCCACCTACTACCTCATCCTCGGCTCCACCCTCGCGCTGACCGCCATCGGCATCATGATGGTGCTCTCCGCCTCAAGCGTGGAATCCATCGCGGCAGGAAAATCGCCATACGGCGATGCCCTGAAGCAGGGGATGTTTGCCGCCATCGGAATCTTCACCATGTTCGTTCTGTCGCGCATCAACGTGGTCTGGCTCAAGCGCCTGGCCTGGCCCCTTCTGGGCGTCGCGCTGGTCCTCCTGGTCCTGGTCCAGGTCGTGGGCACTGAAGTCAACGGCAACAAGAACTGGATCGACCTGGGCGGCATCACCTTCCAGCCCTCAGAGGCCTCCAAGCTGGCATTGGCGCTGTGGATGGCTACCGTCCTGGCGGTCAAGGGAAAGCTGCTCCGGCGCTGGCAGCACGCACTGATCCCTGCAGTCCCGCTGGCCGGGGCCGTAATCGGACTCGTGCTGCTCGGGAACGACCTCGGCACAGCGATGATCATCATGATGATCACAGCCGCAGCACTCTTCTTCGGCGGCGTCCGGCTCTACCTGTTCGGATTCGCCGGCCTGGTGGCCGCCGCCGGCACAGCGGTCATGGCAGTCACCAGTTCAAACCGGATGTGCCGCATCACATCATGGTGGACGGGGCAGTCCTGCGCCGACGGTGTCGACGCCAACTACCAGGCCACCAACGGGCTCTACGGACTCGCCTCCGGCGGCTGGTTCGGAGTAGGCCTTGGACAGAGCCGGCAGAAGTACAGCTGGATCCCGGAAGCCCACAACGACTTCATCTTCGCCATCATCGGCGAGGAACTTGGCCTGGTGGGCACCGTCGTGGTCCTCATTCTGTTCGCCATCCTGGGCGCGGCCATCTACCGGGTGGTGGTGGCTCAGGAGCTCATTTTCCACCGGGTGCTGGCCGGCACCATCATGGTGTGGCTGCTTGGACAGGCCACGGTCAACATGTCCGTCGTCACGGGCCTGATGCCCGTCATCGGCGTCCCCCTGCCCTTCATTTCGTACGGCGGTTCCGCACTCCTCATGTCTTTGTGCGCCGTCGGGGTGGTCCTGTCGCTGGCCCGGGAGCAGATGGCCCCTGCCATCAGGCCAAAGCGGATGCTGAAATTCGGTGCCCGCAAGGGCCGCGGAACCACAGGCCACCACCAGACTGCCAGAAAGCGTACCTAG
- the murD gene encoding UDP-N-acetylmuramoyl-L-alanine--D-glutamate ligase, whose amino-acid sequence MGCAAVTVSARLQGLVSWDSDWAGLRVVVTGIGVSGFAAADTLIELGARVVVVDAATSETAKAQADTLKIVGAEDVILGPGAVSRIPRIDGTLPELIVTSPGWRPDQALLAAAARAHIPVWGDVELAWRLRQRAGRKTADWLTITGTNGKTTTVGLTEAMLQAAGLKAIAVGNVGTPILDALRDPVEYDVFAVELSSFQLHWSESLSPVASVCLNVAEDHVDWHGSYASYLADKAKVYERTQKACIYNAEQIETERMVENADVVEGCRAVGFTTLTPAISMLGVVEGLLVDRAFIEERKDSAAELASMADLGPFAPRHMVANALAAAGLVRAYGVEPKAVRQGIQAYVPGNHRIQPVARRNDVLWVNDSKATNPHAASASLATFENVIWIAGGLSKGVSYDELVRDHAARLKAVVLIGSDTTPLAEALRRHAPDVPVIAPPAGDTENMQTAATGGAIAGSSPDSGEAVMSRAVASAAQLAVSGDTVLMAPAAASMDQFSSYAHRGDAFIEAVRELVEGQAQSGEE is encoded by the coding sequence ATGGGTTGTGCTGCTGTGACTGTTTCCGCACGCCTTCAGGGCCTCGTCAGCTGGGATTCCGACTGGGCCGGATTGCGCGTCGTCGTAACAGGCATCGGGGTTTCAGGCTTCGCCGCCGCAGACACCCTCATCGAACTCGGTGCCCGAGTAGTGGTGGTCGATGCCGCCACGAGCGAAACGGCGAAGGCCCAGGCCGACACCTTGAAGATCGTCGGCGCGGAAGACGTCATCCTGGGGCCCGGCGCCGTCAGCCGGATTCCGAGGATAGATGGCACCCTGCCCGAGCTGATCGTGACGTCGCCGGGCTGGCGACCGGACCAAGCGCTCCTGGCAGCCGCCGCACGTGCCCACATCCCGGTGTGGGGCGACGTCGAACTCGCCTGGCGCCTGCGACAGCGGGCGGGGCGCAAGACCGCCGACTGGCTGACCATTACGGGGACTAACGGCAAAACGACGACGGTCGGCCTGACCGAAGCGATGTTGCAGGCGGCCGGCCTCAAGGCCATCGCCGTGGGCAACGTCGGCACGCCCATCCTCGATGCCCTCCGGGATCCGGTCGAATACGACGTTTTTGCCGTTGAACTGTCCAGCTTCCAGCTCCACTGGTCCGAGTCGCTGTCGCCGGTGGCCAGCGTCTGCCTGAACGTGGCGGAAGACCACGTGGACTGGCACGGCTCGTACGCGTCCTACCTGGCGGACAAGGCCAAGGTCTATGAGCGGACGCAGAAGGCCTGCATCTACAACGCGGAGCAGATCGAGACCGAGCGGATGGTGGAGAACGCCGACGTGGTGGAGGGCTGCCGCGCCGTCGGCTTCACCACGCTCACCCCTGCCATCAGCATGCTGGGTGTGGTGGAGGGCCTCCTGGTGGACCGCGCCTTCATCGAGGAGCGCAAGGACAGCGCCGCCGAGCTCGCCTCGATGGCGGACCTCGGGCCGTTCGCCCCGCGGCATATGGTGGCGAACGCCCTTGCCGCCGCCGGCCTGGTGAGGGCGTACGGCGTGGAGCCCAAAGCGGTGCGCCAAGGCATCCAGGCCTACGTACCGGGAAACCACCGCATCCAGCCTGTGGCACGCAGGAACGATGTGTTGTGGGTTAACGACTCCAAGGCCACCAACCCGCACGCCGCGTCCGCTTCACTGGCGACCTTCGAGAACGTGATCTGGATCGCCGGCGGTCTCTCCAAGGGTGTCAGCTACGACGAACTGGTCCGGGATCATGCGGCGCGGCTCAAGGCAGTGGTGCTGATCGGCAGTGACACAACACCGCTGGCCGAGGCCCTCAGGCGACACGCGCCGGATGTGCCAGTGATCGCACCACCGGCGGGCGACACTGAAAATATGCAGACTGCCGCAACGGGCGGAGCCATCGCGGGCAGCTCTCCGGATTCCGGGGAGGCCGTGATGTCCCGGGCCGTTGCGTCGGCGGCGCAGCTGGCCGTTTCAGGGGACACTGTGCTGATGGCTCCGGCAGCTGCTTCCATGGATCAGTTCTCTTCCTACGCTCACCGAGGCGACGCCTTTATCGAAGCTGTCCGCGAGCTGGTGGAAGGGCAGGCCCAGAGCGGCGAGGAGTAA
- the mraY gene encoding phospho-N-acetylmuramoyl-pentapeptide-transferase, whose amino-acid sequence MIALLIGAGLALLCALVGTPLFIRLLVSRSYGQFIRDDGPTSHHTKRGTPTMGGTVVVCAVLLSYGLTHLIMWMMNPGSPGPSASALILLFLMVGMGMVGFLDDFIKISRQRSLGLDAKAKLILQGGVGVIFAILALNFPDAQGVTPASTKISLVRDVPWLDLAFAGTVVGAILFVVWSNLIVTAATNGVNLTDGLDGLAAGASIMVFGAYTLMGIWQSNQACGSPREAGSGCYSVRDPLDLALLAAIMSAALVGFLWWNTSPAKLFMGDTGSLAIGGAIAGFAILSRTELLLAIIGGLFVLITLSVIIQVGYFKATGGKRFFKMAPLQHHFELKGWAEVTVVVRFWILGGLFVAVGLGVFYAEWVVLL is encoded by the coding sequence GTGATTGCACTGCTTATCGGCGCCGGCCTTGCCCTGTTGTGCGCCCTCGTCGGTACCCCGCTGTTCATCCGTTTGCTTGTCAGCAGGAGCTATGGCCAGTTCATCCGGGATGATGGACCCACCTCCCACCACACCAAGCGCGGCACCCCCACCATGGGCGGAACCGTGGTGGTATGCGCGGTCCTGCTGAGTTACGGCCTGACCCACCTGATCATGTGGATGATGAACCCCGGTTCGCCGGGTCCTTCCGCGTCGGCCCTCATCCTGCTGTTCCTCATGGTGGGCATGGGCATGGTGGGGTTCCTGGATGACTTCATCAAGATTTCCCGCCAGCGGAGCCTGGGCCTGGACGCCAAGGCCAAACTCATTCTCCAGGGCGGCGTGGGCGTCATCTTCGCCATCCTGGCCCTCAATTTTCCGGACGCGCAGGGCGTCACGCCCGCGTCCACCAAGATCTCCCTGGTGCGCGATGTTCCCTGGCTGGACCTGGCGTTCGCCGGGACAGTCGTGGGCGCCATCCTCTTTGTCGTGTGGTCGAACCTGATCGTCACCGCCGCCACGAACGGGGTGAACCTCACGGACGGGCTGGACGGCCTGGCCGCCGGCGCCTCGATCATGGTGTTCGGCGCCTACACGCTCATGGGGATCTGGCAAAGCAACCAGGCCTGCGGATCACCACGCGAGGCAGGCAGCGGGTGTTATTCGGTCCGGGACCCCCTTGACCTGGCGCTCCTGGCAGCCATCATGAGCGCAGCCCTTGTCGGCTTCCTCTGGTGGAACACGTCACCCGCCAAACTCTTCATGGGTGACACCGGTTCACTGGCGATCGGCGGCGCCATTGCCGGCTTCGCCATCCTGTCCAGGACAGAACTGCTCCTGGCCATCATCGGCGGCCTCTTCGTCCTGATCACCCTGTCCGTGATCATCCAGGTGGGCTACTTCAAAGCCACCGGAGGCAAACGCTTCTTCAAGATGGCACCGCTGCAGCATCACTTCGAACTCAAGGGCTGGGCCGAAGTCACCGTGGTGGTGCGGTTCTGGATCCTGGGCGGGCTCTTCGTGGCCGTGGGACTTGGTGTCTTCTACGCTGAATGGGTTGTGCTGCTGTGA
- a CDS encoding UDP-N-acetylmuramoyl-tripeptide--D-alanyl-D-alanine ligase, with product MIAFTAAEIAEITHGRLDADAGITPASVVTDSREATAGSLYVAKRGEHADGHDFVAAAFDNGATLVLAERAVAGPDGVNFPAVLVQDAVLAMGKLAAEAVRRIRAARLAEGDALTVIGITGSAGKTTTKDLLAGILARHGSTVAPQGSYNGEVGVPLTVFRAGTDTRYLVIEMGATGIGHIRYLADMVTPDIGVVLCVGTAHAGEFGGVENIARAKGELLEALPDTGTAIINLDDDRVAAMRARTRATVVGFTADGHREAAVLAARPDTNALGNPEFDLILPGGEPDLHVSSRLIGSHHTGNLLAAAAAAFAAGIPGPEIAASLSSQTAASRWRMERTERPDGVTIINDAYNANPESMRAALRTLADLGRGRRTWAVLGAMLELGPDSIREHTAVGTQVVRLNISRLVVVGREARALYVSAVQEGSWGDECVFAETPDEAYELLSAELEPGDLVLFKSSNSVGLRHLGDRIALPPAPVPATEGRELP from the coding sequence ATGATTGCATTTACTGCGGCGGAAATCGCCGAAATCACACACGGCCGCCTGGATGCCGACGCCGGGATCACCCCTGCCTCGGTGGTCACGGATTCCCGGGAAGCCACCGCCGGATCGCTCTATGTTGCGAAACGCGGTGAGCATGCCGACGGTCACGACTTCGTCGCAGCCGCCTTCGACAACGGTGCAACCCTGGTCCTCGCCGAGCGGGCAGTGGCAGGGCCTGACGGCGTCAACTTTCCTGCGGTGCTCGTCCAGGACGCCGTCCTGGCCATGGGGAAGCTGGCTGCCGAAGCAGTGCGCCGGATCCGGGCAGCGCGTCTGGCGGAGGGCGACGCCCTGACCGTGATAGGAATCACCGGTTCGGCCGGGAAAACCACCACCAAGGACCTGCTGGCGGGCATCCTCGCCCGGCATGGATCCACGGTTGCTCCGCAGGGTTCGTATAACGGTGAGGTCGGCGTGCCGCTCACCGTGTTCCGCGCCGGTACGGATACCCGCTACCTCGTGATCGAAATGGGAGCCACCGGTATCGGCCACATCCGGTACCTGGCCGACATGGTGACGCCGGACATCGGAGTCGTTCTCTGTGTCGGAACCGCCCACGCCGGCGAGTTCGGCGGTGTCGAGAACATCGCACGCGCCAAGGGCGAACTGCTGGAAGCCCTCCCGGATACCGGGACCGCGATCATCAACCTCGACGACGACAGGGTCGCCGCCATGCGGGCCCGTACCCGGGCCACCGTGGTCGGATTCACCGCCGACGGCCACAGGGAAGCTGCGGTGCTGGCTGCCCGGCCTGACACGAACGCCCTGGGAAACCCGGAGTTCGACCTTATTCTTCCCGGCGGCGAACCGGACCTGCACGTCAGCAGCAGGCTTATCGGCTCCCACCATACGGGCAACCTGCTGGCCGCCGCTGCTGCCGCTTTCGCCGCGGGAATCCCCGGCCCTGAGATCGCCGCCTCGCTGAGCAGCCAGACAGCCGCCAGCCGCTGGCGGATGGAGCGCACCGAGCGGCCCGACGGCGTCACCATCATCAACGACGCCTACAACGCCAACCCGGAATCCATGCGGGCGGCCCTGCGCACCCTGGCAGACCTTGGCCGAGGCCGCCGCACCTGGGCCGTCCTGGGCGCCATGCTGGAGCTGGGCCCCGACTCCATCCGTGAACACACAGCCGTGGGCACACAGGTGGTGCGGCTGAATATCTCCCGCCTGGTCGTGGTAGGCCGCGAAGCGCGTGCCCTTTATGTATCCGCCGTACAGGAAGGCTCCTGGGGGGACGAATGCGTCTTCGCGGAGACGCCCGATGAGGCTTACGAACTCCTGAGTGCAGAACTGGAACCCGGCGACCTGGTGCTTTTCAAATCCTCCAACAGTGTGGGACTGAGGCATTTGGGCGATCGGATAGCATTGCCTCCAGCCCCGGTACCCGCCACCGAAGGGAGGGAGCTGCCGTGA